One part of the Mariniblastus fucicola genome encodes these proteins:
- a CDS encoding 6-phosphofructokinase, translated as MANTLSPPARPDHAFKRVAILFAGGPAPAANAVISAAAHSFLRAGVEVVGIKHGYSSLIDFDGTELVEDKDYILLTHRKLRRTRNSQGIMIGTARSNPGKMIGHPSDLDDAEKVAPMKRVSDALKSLGVDALISIGGDDTLKTANKFKLFQEKYNSENIIPVVHLPKTIDNDYHGIDFTFGFFTAVDFLATEIRTLLHDAEATRSYFLTETMGRSAGWLSYGAAIAGEASLVISVEDVIAGYLVEEEFTDANGEKKTRKCMDMDRVCDRIVKTILARESEGKEYGVIVMAEGLAEYLPFSFVEGIERDDHGHINISQVSLFSIMSKAVQAKYASKTNGRTRLIKGLQLGYEARCAQPHAFDAMLGSQLGVGAFRALAEKKLNGVMVSVSGQLDLMYVPFEKLVDPETLVTVVRYIDADSDFHRLARFLETHVND; from the coding sequence GTGGCAAATACTCTTTCACCTCCGGCTCGTCCTGACCACGCTTTCAAGCGTGTGGCCATTCTTTTCGCCGGCGGACCTGCTCCGGCGGCCAACGCCGTCATCTCCGCTGCAGCTCACTCGTTTTTGCGAGCTGGAGTTGAAGTCGTCGGTATCAAGCACGGCTATTCCAGCCTGATCGATTTCGATGGCACGGAACTGGTCGAGGACAAGGACTATATCCTGTTGACTCATCGCAAGCTTCGTCGCACGCGAAACTCGCAGGGAATCATGATCGGAACCGCTCGCAGCAACCCTGGCAAAATGATCGGCCATCCGTCAGATTTGGACGACGCTGAAAAAGTTGCTCCGATGAAACGCGTTTCGGACGCCCTTAAGTCACTCGGTGTCGACGCGTTGATTTCGATCGGCGGCGACGACACGCTCAAGACCGCCAACAAGTTCAAGCTGTTTCAGGAAAAGTACAATTCGGAAAACATCATTCCGGTTGTTCATCTTCCGAAAACAATCGACAACGATTACCACGGCATCGATTTCACGTTTGGCTTTTTCACAGCCGTCGACTTTCTGGCAACAGAGATTCGCACGTTGCTGCATGATGCAGAGGCGACTCGCTCTTACTTCCTGACCGAGACGATGGGCCGCAGTGCGGGCTGGTTGTCCTACGGTGCAGCGATCGCGGGCGAAGCCAGTCTGGTCATCAGCGTTGAAGATGTAATCGCGGGCTATCTGGTGGAAGAAGAATTCACCGATGCCAACGGCGAAAAGAAAACGCGAAAGTGCATGGACATGGATCGGGTTTGCGATCGAATCGTGAAAACGATTTTGGCTCGCGAAAGCGAAGGCAAGGAGTACGGTGTGATCGTGATGGCGGAAGGACTGGCTGAGTACCTGCCGTTCAGCTTCGTCGAAGGAATCGAGCGCGACGATCACGGACACATCAACATTTCGCAAGTCAGCCTGTTTTCGATCATGTCGAAGGCCGTTCAAGCGAAATATGCTTCAAAAACCAACGGTCGCACGCGTTTGATCAAGGGATTGCAATTGGGTTACGAAGCCCGTTGTGCACAGCCGCACGCGTTTGATGCGATGCTCGGCAGCCAACTTGGCGTGGGTGCTTTCCGTGCCTTGGCGGAAAAGAAGCTCAACGGCGTGATGGTCAGCGTTTCTGGCCAGCTTGACTTGATGTACGTTCCGTTTGAAAAACTGGTTGACCCAGAAACGCTCGTCACCGTCGTTCGCTACATTGATGCCGACAGCGATTTCCATCGTCTGGCGCGCTTCCTTGAAACGCATGTAAACGACTAG
- a CDS encoding PHP domain-containing protein has translation MRLPKLELGFFGDMPGRKFGILFVVFAMLLSGLTEPRCVAQISSDQTRTGLANREARWWKGNLHTHSLWSDGDDFPDMIASWYAERDYNFLALSDHNILSRGVRWMKLADIKERAEPDVLEKYIDKFGEDWVEVRGDSEATREVRLKPLDEFAPLLEKAGKFILIPGEEISDRAAGKPVHMNATNVAELIDPVGGSTVREAMQNNLRLVLEQEKRLGRQILPHLNHPNFGYAVTAEDLASVVQERFFEVYNGHPSVGHLGNDKNISIERMWDVANAIRMAQLGAAPLYGVATDDSHEYHGRPGSRPGRGWVMVRSKFLSPDHLIMAMKRGDFYASSGVVLNDVQFDKATQTLSLQVEDDSDAEFKIDFVATLKPSKDGELPPNESIGKIVSSVEGKVASYKFTGNELYVRAVVTSSLPADDPSFKNQMQQAWTQPVVAVDKAATDSNN, from the coding sequence ATGCGACTTCCCAAACTGGAATTGGGTTTCTTTGGCGACATGCCTGGCCGCAAGTTCGGTATCCTGTTCGTCGTTTTTGCCATGCTATTGTCAGGGCTGACGGAACCGCGGTGCGTTGCCCAGATTTCATCCGACCAGACCAGGACGGGTCTTGCCAATCGCGAGGCACGTTGGTGGAAAGGCAATCTGCACACGCATTCTTTGTGGAGCGACGGCGACGATTTTCCGGACATGATCGCCAGTTGGTATGCCGAGCGGGACTACAACTTTCTGGCTCTCTCCGACCACAACATCCTCAGCCGCGGCGTTCGCTGGATGAAGTTGGCTGACATCAAGGAACGTGCTGAACCCGATGTTCTTGAAAAATACATCGACAAGTTTGGAGAAGACTGGGTCGAAGTTCGAGGCGATTCGGAAGCGACTCGCGAAGTCCGGCTCAAGCCTCTGGACGAGTTCGCTCCGCTGCTTGAAAAAGCCGGCAAGTTCATCCTGATTCCGGGAGAAGAAATCAGCGATCGCGCCGCCGGAAAACCGGTTCACATGAACGCGACCAATGTTGCGGAACTGATCGATCCAGTCGGCGGTTCTACGGTCAGAGAGGCGATGCAGAACAACTTGCGGCTGGTTCTGGAGCAGGAAAAGCGACTGGGACGACAGATTCTTCCGCATCTGAATCATCCCAACTTTGGGTACGCAGTCACCGCCGAAGATTTGGCGTCTGTGGTCCAGGAACGTTTTTTTGAGGTCTACAACGGGCATCCTTCGGTGGGTCACCTCGGAAATGACAAGAACATTTCGATCGAGCGAATGTGGGACGTGGCCAACGCAATTCGAATGGCTCAACTGGGCGCGGCTCCTCTGTACGGCGTCGCGACCGATGACAGCCACGAATATCACGGCCGGCCTGGCTCCCGTCCCGGTCGAGGCTGGGTGATGGTCCGCTCGAAGTTCCTGAGCCCTGACCATTTGATTATGGCAATGAAGCGAGGTGACTTTTACGCTTCGTCGGGCGTTGTCCTGAACGACGTCCAGTTCGACAAAGCGACACAGACGCTAAGCCTGCAAGTCGAAGACGATTCGGACGCGGAATTCAAAATCGATTTCGTCGCGACTCTGAAACCGTCCAAGGATGGAGAGTTGCCGCCGAATGAGTCGATTGGCAAAATCGTGTCCAGCGTCGAGGGCAAGGTTGCCAGTTACAAATTTACCGGGAACGAACTGTATGTTCGAGCCGTCGTGACCAGCAGTCTTCCGGCTGACGATCCTTCCTTCAAAAATCAGATGCAGCAAGCGTGGACTCAGCCTGTGGTGGCTGTCGACAAGGCCGCAACAGATTCCAACAATTGA
- a CDS encoding FliG C-terminal domain-containing protein — MSPSQQLRDAAIVLNSLPDEMVSDVLSRLDDQSQHQLMDSMDSLESLNKISGQELHQISRRFREQTFGSAGHHRPASANLIESDVEPSVQPAARETFQYDETWLWPQDSLGPNTEPFAFLKYMDSRARRQLLETEHPLNVAMVMSSLSPEFASSITRDLDPAFRMSVIRRLCELDIIDDAKLMGLRYELRMRAKRMLAIEHCTKQGFAVAADLLSLSDRKTRDGVLAWLRDRDNELAEELTQRILTMNDIANFSDSQIAKLLKRVDTSAWAGALRSTLPSVAKRVLECMAPRAAYIVNAEMAAFNPLDEEAAHWSVEQVIGEAIKIRAEDSAVGESP; from the coding sequence ATGAGTCCATCACAACAACTTCGTGACGCTGCGATTGTGCTCAACAGTCTGCCGGATGAAATGGTCTCGGACGTGCTCTCGCGTCTGGACGACCAGAGCCAACATCAGCTGATGGACTCAATGGATTCGCTCGAATCGTTGAACAAGATTTCTGGACAAGAACTGCATCAGATCTCTCGGCGGTTTCGCGAGCAGACGTTTGGCTCCGCCGGGCATCATCGCCCGGCGTCGGCTAATCTGATTGAGTCCGATGTCGAACCGTCAGTCCAGCCAGCGGCGAGGGAAACGTTTCAGTACGATGAAACGTGGCTGTGGCCGCAGGATTCGCTGGGGCCGAACACGGAGCCGTTTGCTTTTTTGAAGTACATGGATTCGCGGGCTCGGCGACAGTTGCTGGAAACTGAACATCCGCTCAATGTGGCCATGGTGATGTCGTCTCTATCGCCAGAGTTCGCTTCGTCGATCACTCGCGATCTTGATCCGGCATTTCGCATGTCGGTGATTCGTCGCCTGTGCGAGTTGGATATCATTGATGATGCCAAATTGATGGGGCTTCGCTACGAACTGCGGATGCGTGCCAAACGAATGCTGGCGATTGAGCATTGTACGAAGCAGGGATTCGCGGTCGCGGCTGATTTGCTCAGCCTGTCGGATCGAAAGACTCGGGACGGCGTGTTGGCGTGGTTGAGGGACCGCGACAATGAGTTGGCTGAGGAACTGACGCAGCGAATTTTGACGATGAACGACATCGCGAATTTTAGCGACTCGCAAATCGCAAAACTGCTCAAGCGCGTCGACACGTCGGCATGGGCAGGCGCTCTTCGGTCGACGCTGCCTTCGGTCGCCAAACGGGTTCTCGAGTGCATGGCTCCGCGAGCTGCTTACATCGTCAACGCAGAGATGGCTGCTTTCAATCCGCTCGATGAAGAAGCAGCCCACTGGTCTGTCGAGCAGGTGATCGGCGAAGCCATCAAGATTCGCGCGGAAGACTCGGCTGTGGGCGAATCTCCGTGA
- a CDS encoding SDR family oxidoreductase — translation MSNIRVVVIGGGSGMGRSTARLLAAKDGFDVAIGGRTLEKLAEAAEGTSIRTHAIDVADRASVNEYFQWAESELGGPIDVMVNAAGINIPDRSMQQMSPEQWDQMIAVNLTGAYNCMHAVLSDMRSRKDGLIINISSVAGKRAIALAGVAYSASKFGMTALGTCVSNEAADDGVRVTNVYPGEVDTPLLKQRPTPVTEEHRGRMLQADHVGELVVSLIELPREVHVPEVVVKPLTQEWC, via the coding sequence ATGTCTAATATTCGTGTCGTTGTCATCGGCGGTGGTTCCGGAATGGGTCGATCGACAGCAAGACTGCTCGCCGCGAAAGATGGCTTCGACGTTGCAATCGGTGGACGGACTCTCGAAAAACTGGCGGAAGCCGCTGAAGGAACTTCGATCCGAACTCACGCGATCGACGTCGCGGATCGAGCCAGCGTCAACGAATATTTTCAGTGGGCCGAGTCCGAGCTTGGCGGTCCGATCGACGTGATGGTCAACGCTGCCGGGATCAACATTCCCGACCGCAGCATGCAACAGATGTCTCCCGAGCAATGGGATCAGATGATCGCAGTGAATTTGACAGGAGCCTACAATTGCATGCACGCTGTGTTGTCCGACATGCGTTCGCGGAAAGATGGCCTGATCATCAACATTTCGTCGGTCGCCGGGAAACGTGCGATCGCACTTGCCGGAGTCGCTTACTCGGCCTCGAAGTTTGGCATGACTGCGCTGGGAACATGTGTTTCAAACGAAGCCGCCGACGACGGAGTCCGAGTCACAAACGTCTATCCCGGCGAAGTCGATACTCCGCTGTTGAAACAACGGCCGACGCCTGTCACCGAAGAACATCGCGGTCGGATGTTGCAAGCCGATCATGTTGGCGAGTTGGTCGTTTCGCTGATTGAGCTGCCGCGAGAGGTCCACGTTCCGGAAGTTGTTGTGAAGCCGCTTACGCAAGAGTGGTGTTAG
- a CDS encoding Sec-independent protein translocase subunit TatA/TatB, whose translation MFGLGWAEVALIAGIFVLLFGGAKLPSLMRNMGRSVNEFKAGMAQKPKSLEEDSEEESTSDSKSKVEEKETADV comes from the coding sequence ATGTTTGGTTTAGGCTGGGCCGAAGTCGCCCTCATCGCTGGAATTTTCGTGCTGTTGTTCGGTGGAGCAAAGCTGCCTTCGCTGATGCGCAACATGGGCAGAAGCGTCAACGAATTCAAAGCCGGAATGGCTCAGAAACCAAAGTCGCTCGAAGAGGATTCAGAGGAAGAATCGACTTCAGATTCAAAGTCAAAAGTCGAAGAAAAAGAAACTGCGGACGTCTAG
- a CDS encoding peroxiredoxin family protein yields MSPTFTFGILTCLLVAAAFWRLTASQRHAFACAAAMLVLFVGCDSKQATQINLNSQLKVGSAFPDISGTDIDGESISISEFKGKVVLLDFFGDW; encoded by the coding sequence ATGTCGCCAACTTTCACATTTGGGATCCTCACGTGCTTGCTCGTGGCCGCTGCGTTCTGGCGTTTAACGGCCAGCCAAAGGCACGCTTTCGCTTGCGCCGCGGCGATGCTGGTCCTTTTCGTCGGATGCGACTCAAAGCAAGCCACCCAAATCAATCTGAACAGCCAATTGAAAGTCGGATCAGCGTTCCCGGACATTTCAGGCACTGACATCGACGGCGAATCCATTTCGATTTCGGAGTTCAAAGGCAAAGTTGTCTTATTGGATTTTTTCGGCGACTGGTGA
- a CDS encoding secretin N-terminal domain-containing protein: MKSQDWTLLRKIAATTSFAFLALTQTGLAQQSESTAPTEQSSNEARIRLRTDAQQSLSDAGDIQFSPVPAINGKSANGSLLDSRFDKFPKFEKSQQPVAVEPQPAEGMVAPVAWEAPATGNVPAMMPAIRQIPGQDQQQPGEVAQIEPDNPLFQGLSGTVKIVVDEKTNKLTVIGAPADVLIVERKLDEIRQSTEEEVRVPERIPLRYSNSETISESIRQIYDANYESKVGKAEIVPLKSPNALLVFGSQPAIDAVRDIVNKIESDVQPEDAKDFASFNLKHVSAPDAKRRLEEFFRGNQDGEAFPVGAWTVVADYRSNVIVVRGNAQVIQQAKLLISAIDIDEDEVLSTKSVRVFQLQNAIAGDLAIILQDAINGALKNVPTPIQSNSQGGGIQPSQPGQDGNEFSSEITPSKLQLETVGADGKVVTTGLLFNVRVTPDSASNSIIVRGPASAMPLVAELIKQLDRLPNAETMIKVFQIVNGDAEQLLTMLESIFGADDAQGQQNQTGALAELPLQTVSTTPGAALINLRFAIDQRTNSIIATGPGGDLQVVEDLLNRLDEDLRSRRETVVYRLSNSNVLDVEEALNNLLDSRSDVLAQDPRTAGGAVLADQEIVIVPELGSNSLIISTLPENFPEIENIIRRLDRRPPMVKVKVMMAEVSLGSLEEFGVELGIQDSLLFDRSTTVGADGAITGTGFDFNGAGIANQNSVSPRNLAASALSNLNIGQTNAELGYGGLVLSAGNESINVLLRALKDRNCLRVLSRPHIMTLENLQGRVSVGQSVPRITSSTQTNFGGISNGVEEKDVGVILEITPRVSPDGMITMFVNIVKSSLGQEEDGVAVAVDNNGNVVRQAPINATEAQTTIISRSGQTIVFSGLIQESKQHAERGAPILSDLPFIGPLFKFESDQAARTELLIIMTPYLVDAEGIVDAQNADEMERMHWCLCDVAEVYGNTDFDPAHADLDASRTVYPGGEGEIDWYSENTNADQQQIDPVSRTVSTSQSVKQVGFMDKMKLSLKESPVAKIADRIRGNNPSNRNDRNRRDFEELKELRSQQQD, translated from the coding sequence ATGAAATCCCAAGACTGGACGTTGCTCCGCAAGATCGCGGCGACAACCTCTTTTGCTTTCCTGGCGTTGACCCAAACGGGCCTGGCACAGCAGAGCGAATCAACGGCACCCACCGAGCAGAGTTCGAACGAAGCTCGCATTCGACTTAGAACGGACGCTCAGCAAAGTCTTTCTGATGCTGGAGACATTCAGTTCTCACCGGTCCCGGCGATCAATGGGAAGAGCGCGAATGGTTCGCTGCTTGATTCGCGTTTCGACAAATTCCCCAAGTTTGAGAAATCGCAACAACCTGTTGCGGTTGAGCCCCAGCCTGCTGAGGGGATGGTGGCTCCCGTCGCCTGGGAAGCACCAGCGACCGGAAACGTTCCTGCAATGATGCCTGCGATTCGACAGATTCCAGGGCAGGACCAACAACAGCCTGGCGAGGTTGCCCAGATCGAGCCGGACAATCCTTTGTTCCAGGGGCTTTCAGGCACGGTAAAGATTGTCGTCGACGAAAAGACGAACAAGTTGACCGTGATTGGTGCTCCCGCCGATGTCCTGATCGTCGAGCGAAAGCTTGACGAGATTCGCCAGTCCACCGAAGAAGAAGTTCGGGTGCCGGAACGAATTCCGCTGCGTTACTCCAACAGTGAAACGATTTCGGAATCGATCCGTCAAATCTACGACGCGAACTACGAATCGAAAGTCGGAAAAGCAGAGATCGTTCCGCTGAAATCGCCGAACGCGTTGCTTGTCTTTGGTAGCCAGCCCGCGATTGATGCCGTTCGCGACATCGTCAACAAAATTGAGTCCGACGTCCAACCTGAGGACGCAAAGGACTTCGCTTCCTTCAATCTGAAACACGTTTCGGCACCAGATGCCAAACGTCGCCTCGAAGAGTTCTTCCGTGGCAATCAGGACGGAGAAGCGTTTCCTGTCGGAGCATGGACTGTGGTCGCGGACTATCGCAGCAATGTGATTGTGGTTCGCGGAAACGCACAGGTGATTCAGCAGGCGAAACTGTTGATTAGTGCGATCGACATCGACGAGGACGAAGTTTTGTCGACGAAAAGCGTTCGCGTTTTCCAGTTGCAAAACGCGATTGCCGGTGACCTTGCCATTATCCTGCAGGACGCCATCAACGGTGCTCTGAAGAATGTTCCGACTCCGATTCAATCCAACTCTCAGGGCGGCGGGATTCAGCCAAGCCAGCCTGGTCAGGATGGAAACGAATTCTCATCTGAGATCACGCCTTCGAAACTTCAACTGGAAACTGTTGGAGCCGATGGCAAAGTCGTCACTACCGGTTTGCTGTTCAACGTTCGCGTAACCCCAGATTCGGCATCCAACTCGATCATCGTTCGCGGTCCGGCCAGTGCAATGCCGTTGGTCGCAGAACTGATTAAACAGTTGGATCGATTACCCAACGCTGAGACAATGATCAAGGTGTTCCAGATCGTCAACGGCGACGCGGAGCAACTGTTGACCATGCTCGAATCCATCTTCGGTGCCGACGATGCTCAGGGCCAGCAAAACCAAACCGGTGCTCTTGCCGAGTTGCCGTTGCAGACGGTGTCAACGACTCCGGGTGCCGCGTTGATCAACCTTCGTTTTGCGATCGACCAGAGAACGAACTCGATCATCGCGACTGGGCCGGGCGGAGACTTGCAAGTCGTCGAAGACTTGCTCAACCGTCTTGACGAAGACCTGCGTTCACGCCGCGAGACGGTTGTCTATCGGCTTAGCAATTCAAACGTGCTGGACGTCGAGGAAGCTCTCAACAACTTGCTGGACTCTCGTTCTGACGTGCTGGCTCAGGACCCGCGGACTGCTGGTGGAGCCGTTTTGGCCGATCAGGAAATCGTGATCGTCCCCGAGCTTGGTAGCAACAGTCTGATCATCAGCACGTTGCCAGAGAACTTTCCGGAGATCGAAAATATCATTCGCCGTCTGGATCGCAGACCGCCTATGGTCAAAGTCAAAGTCATGATGGCGGAAGTCAGCCTTGGCTCGTTGGAAGAATTCGGCGTCGAGCTTGGAATTCAGGACTCACTGTTGTTCGATCGAAGCACCACGGTTGGAGCTGACGGAGCAATTACAGGTACTGGCTTTGACTTCAACGGGGCAGGCATTGCAAACCAGAACTCGGTCTCTCCTAGAAATCTGGCCGCAAGTGCTCTTTCGAACCTGAACATCGGGCAGACCAATGCGGAGTTGGGTTATGGTGGATTGGTGCTGTCGGCAGGAAACGAATCGATCAACGTTCTGCTGCGAGCCCTGAAAGATCGTAATTGTCTTCGCGTTCTCAGCCGTCCGCACATCATGACTCTGGAGAACCTTCAGGGCCGTGTGTCGGTCGGACAATCGGTGCCGCGAATCACAAGCAGTACGCAAACGAACTTCGGTGGAATTTCCAACGGAGTCGAGGAAAAAGATGTCGGTGTCATCCTTGAGATCACGCCTCGCGTCAGTCCTGACGGAATGATCACCATGTTCGTCAACATTGTGAAATCAAGCCTTGGCCAGGAAGAAGACGGAGTCGCGGTCGCGGTCGACAACAACGGTAACGTTGTTCGTCAGGCTCCGATCAACGCGACTGAAGCTCAGACGACCATCATTTCACGCTCGGGACAAACGATTGTGTTCTCTGGCCTGATTCAGGAGTCGAAACAGCACGCAGAGCGAGGTGCTCCGATCCTTTCGGACCTGCCTTTCATCGGCCCACTTTTCAAGTTCGAATCCGATCAAGCTGCTCGAACCGAGTTGCTGATCATCATGACACCTTACCTCGTTGATGCCGAAGGAATCGTCGACGCCCAGAACGCCGATGAAATGGAACGGATGCACTGGTGTCTGTGTGACGTCGCCGAAGTCTATGGCAACACGGATTTCGATCCTGCACACGCTGATCTGGATGCTTCCCGAACCGTTTACCCGGGCGGAGAAGGAGAGATCGACTGGTACAGCGAAAACACGAACGCTGACCAACAGCAGATCGATCCTGTTTCGCGAACGGTAAGTACGTCCCAGTCGGTCAAGCAGGTTGGCTTTATGGACAAAATGAAGCTGAGCCTGAAAGAGTCGCCGGTTGCCAAAATCGCGGACCGTATCCGCGGCAACAATCCTTCGAACCGCAACGATCGCAATCGTCGCGACTTCGAGGAACTCAAAGAACTTCGCAGCCAACAGCAGGACTAA